In Paenibacillus phoenicis, one genomic interval encodes:
- a CDS encoding murein hydrolase activator EnvC family protein, translated as MKKWITTLTVVALAALIFQPTEGFAKTKTISQIDKELKQLQEQAKQAKAQQEKAENQKQEAQHYVNKNTNYLKQLMSQIEVVSNELTQISLEIEKTEEDLRETAEKLDETQARIEERSHLLDTRVRLMYTDGVVSYLDVLLSSTSFTDFLERADSLQAIANQDHILLDEHKRDKELIVQQQKQLEQDYAKVKQLYADAESRKSDLEAKEIEKQQLIAKYNADIEESEDISEEQEALLVELAKKRSALEQEKNKLKAAQVYKYKKSSSGSGGFKGNGGSFGLPVDGARISSGYGSRIHPITGVKKMHTGVDFAVAQGTDIHAAEDGVVIVAEWWSGYGNTVIIDHGDNVWTLYGHIRNGGIKVEKGQHVKKGEKIAEVGSTGNSTGPHCHFEVRINGNPVDPMPYL; from the coding sequence TTGAAGAAATGGATAACCACACTCACCGTTGTCGCATTAGCCGCTTTGATTTTCCAACCTACTGAAGGCTTCGCCAAGACCAAAACCATCAGCCAGATCGACAAAGAGCTGAAGCAGCTTCAGGAGCAGGCTAAGCAGGCCAAAGCGCAGCAGGAGAAAGCCGAGAATCAGAAGCAGGAAGCACAGCATTACGTCAATAAAAATACCAATTATCTGAAACAATTAATGAGTCAGATTGAGGTCGTGAGCAACGAGTTAACGCAAATTTCACTCGAAATTGAGAAAACGGAAGAGGATTTGCGCGAAACTGCGGAAAAATTGGACGAGACCCAAGCGAGAATTGAAGAGCGGTCCCACTTGCTCGACACCCGCGTTCGGTTGATGTATACGGATGGCGTCGTTTCCTATTTGGACGTGCTGCTGTCCTCCACCAGCTTTACCGATTTTCTTGAGCGGGCGGACTCCCTGCAGGCGATTGCCAATCAGGACCATATCCTGCTGGATGAGCATAAACGGGACAAGGAACTGATCGTGCAGCAGCAGAAGCAGCTGGAGCAGGATTATGCAAAAGTGAAGCAGCTTTATGCGGATGCCGAGTCGCGTAAGAGCGATCTGGAAGCTAAGGAGATCGAGAAGCAGCAGCTGATCGCGAAATACAACGCTGACATCGAGGAATCCGAAGATATCAGCGAGGAGCAAGAAGCGCTCCTGGTTGAGTTGGCGAAGAAACGGTCGGCGCTTGAGCAAGAGAAGAACAAGCTGAAGGCTGCTCAGGTATACAAATATAAGAAGAGTTCTTCCGGATCCGGCGGATTTAAGGGCAACGGCGGTTCGTTTGGATTGCCGGTGGATGGCGCCCGAATCTCCTCTGGATACGGTTCACGAATCCATCCGATTACCGGCGTGAAGAAAATGCATACCGGTGTGGATTTCGCCGTTGCCCAAGGGACGGATATCCATGCGGCGGAGGATGGCGTCGTCATCGTTGCAGAATGGTGGAGCGGTTACGGCAACACAGTAATCATCGACCACGGTGACAACGTATGGACGCTTTACGGCCATATCCGCAATGGCGGGATTAAGGTAGAGAAAGGCCAACACGTCAAGAAAGGCGAGAAAATTGCCGAAGTTGGAAGCACGGGCAACTCCACCGGCCCTCACTGCCATTTCGAAGTCCGGATCAACGGCAACCCAGTAGACCCGATGCCTTATTTGTAA
- the ftsX gene encoding permease-like cell division protein FtsX, producing MTISTFLRHLREGAKSVFRNGWMSVASITSIIVSLLILGVFTLLVLNVNAFADEADSQVQIKAYLNSDVSEALRDQIYNEIGSMEEVSKVKLIPKAEGLKDFREKLGEEGKDLLEGYDETTNPIPDTFEVQVIEPTTVPYVASKINALNDKYEEKPIYKVNYGQGTVEKLFKITRAIRNIGFAFVAGLALMAMFLISNTIRVTILARRREIGIMKLVGATNTFIRWPFFVEGALIGLIGSLITVGVLFFSYNELVTSVKSDVTLAIQLVPLQEIGLELGGLLVGLGLLIGIWGSTMSIRKFLKV from the coding sequence ATGACTATTAGCACCTTCTTGCGGCATTTGCGGGAAGGCGCAAAGAGCGTGTTCCGCAACGGTTGGATGTCGGTGGCGTCCATCACCTCGATCATCGTATCGTTGCTGATCTTAGGCGTGTTCACCTTGCTTGTGCTGAACGTCAATGCGTTTGCCGATGAGGCGGACAGCCAGGTACAGATCAAGGCTTACCTAAACTCAGATGTGTCTGAAGCCCTGCGCGACCAGATCTATAACGAGATCGGCTCGATGGAAGAAGTCAGCAAAGTAAAGCTGATCCCCAAAGCCGAAGGCCTAAAGGATTTCCGGGAGAAGCTCGGCGAGGAAGGCAAGGACCTGCTGGAAGGGTACGATGAGACGACGAACCCGATTCCTGACACGTTTGAGGTTCAGGTGATTGAACCCACTACGGTGCCTTACGTAGCCAGCAAAATCAATGCCCTGAACGATAAATACGAGGAGAAGCCGATCTATAAAGTCAATTACGGACAAGGTACGGTGGAAAAATTGTTCAAAATCACCCGGGCGATCCGCAATATCGGATTTGCTTTTGTGGCTGGCCTTGCCCTGATGGCGATGTTCCTCATCTCCAATACGATCCGGGTGACGATCTTAGCCCGCCGCCGCGAGATTGGCATCATGAAGCTGGTTGGCGCGACGAATACCTTTATTCGTTGGCCTTTCTTCGTAGAAGGCGCCTTAATAGGTCTGATCGGTTCCCTGATCACCGTAGGCGTGCTGTTCTTTAGTTACAACGAGCTGGTGACATCGGTCAAATCCGACGTGACGCTGGCCATTCAGCTGGTACCGCTCCAAGAAATCGGTCTGGAACTAGGCGGATTGCTTGTCGGCTTAGGACTTTTGATTGGCATTTGGGGAAGTACGATGTCGATTCGGAAGTTTTTGAAGGTGTAA
- the ftsE gene encoding cell division ATP-binding protein FtsE encodes MIEMQDVWKTYPNGTHALKGVSVKIDRNEFVYLVGPSGAGKSTFMKLIYREEVPTKGQISVNGFNIGKLKPRKIPYVRRNIGVIFQDFRLLPKLTAYENVAFALEVIEAPKKIIKKRVMEVLDLVGLKNKAGRDPSQLSGGEQQRVAIARAIVNNPSVIIADEPTGNLDPETSWGIMQLLDEINFRGTTIVMATHNKEIVNTMRKRVIAIEHGNIVRDQLRGEYGYDY; translated from the coding sequence GTGATAGAAATGCAGGATGTCTGGAAGACGTATCCGAATGGTACCCACGCCCTTAAAGGCGTTTCGGTCAAGATCGACCGTAATGAATTCGTGTATCTGGTTGGTCCCTCCGGCGCAGGGAAATCGACTTTCATGAAACTGATTTACCGGGAAGAAGTGCCCACTAAGGGGCAGATTTCCGTTAACGGCTTTAACATTGGCAAGCTAAAACCTCGCAAAATTCCCTATGTGCGCCGAAATATCGGGGTGATTTTCCAAGACTTTCGGCTGCTTCCGAAGCTGACGGCTTACGAGAACGTGGCTTTTGCTTTGGAGGTGATCGAAGCCCCGAAGAAGATCATCAAGAAACGCGTGATGGAAGTGCTCGACCTGGTCGGGCTGAAAAATAAAGCGGGTCGCGATCCTTCCCAACTATCCGGCGGAGAGCAACAGCGGGTGGCGATTGCCCGGGCGATCGTCAATAATCCGTCCGTCATTATTGCGGACGAGCCCACGGGGAACCTCGATCCTGAGACCTCCTGGGGGATTATGCAGCTGCTGGACGAAATCAACTTCCGCGGTACCACCATCGTTATGGCTACCCACAACAAAGAGATTGTAAATACGATGCGCAAACGCGTCATCGCGATTGAACACGGCAATATCGTGCGAGACCAGCTGAGAGGGGAATATGGTTATGACTATTAG
- a CDS encoding VanW family protein, producing the protein MKKKHLAAILLCVGLLGAASWGALALYVSQDTLPSGTVVAGLDLGRRQRDEALRLLDQEIAALNRKQAVFTVDGSTKTLTWAEAGVTFDAEAFREEVQRLEEGSLWERGVARRSFHRQWTLTITFDPQKLQTVFSPEWEKNRFGSPVNAVRTITPQDQIRYLPGTAVQRIDWDRLLEMVPKQLGEEVRRLEKNSWHEPTPNPLSKQLPTFQFTVPLKTVEPEITVERLKKEGIRRKIVQFSTSLMTSGAGRVHNVDAAARSIDGMVLAPDEIFDYGEVIEYAEKTYGFREAPVIFGGRLTPGVGGGICQVSSTLYNAAVRAGLTIVERRNHSLPVRYLPKGQDATFAKGYINFRFKNTSGHHLLIRAEVKNGQLTVKLFGDMPENVSYSLESRTTEVISPPNKYVINRSLPAGSQQVLVRGKQGYVVETYRIKKVDGQTVERTLLSKDTYPAQPNVIAVREVKAGSTGSSKGGGSGSGGSNRGSNGSRNSGSNSGGAGAGGQGGTGGSGNSSGNTSSERLPKQILEDGVTGPNFR; encoded by the coding sequence ATGAAAAAGAAACATTTGGCAGCTATATTACTCTGCGTTGGGCTTCTCGGCGCCGCAAGTTGGGGAGCGCTCGCACTCTATGTCTCGCAGGACACCTTGCCTTCGGGCACGGTCGTGGCCGGATTGGATCTGGGCCGGCGCCAGCGCGATGAAGCTCTGCGGCTCCTTGACCAGGAGATCGCCGCATTAAACCGTAAGCAAGCTGTGTTTACGGTCGACGGCAGCACGAAAACCCTCACCTGGGCGGAAGCCGGGGTTACGTTTGATGCAGAAGCTTTTCGCGAAGAGGTGCAACGGCTGGAAGAGGGCTCCTTATGGGAACGAGGAGTGGCGAGAAGAAGTTTTCATCGGCAGTGGACGCTCACCATCACCTTCGATCCGCAGAAGCTGCAGACGGTGTTTTCCCCTGAATGGGAAAAGAATCGATTCGGCTCCCCGGTGAACGCTGTGCGGACGATTACTCCTCAAGACCAAATTCGCTATTTGCCGGGAACGGCCGTGCAGCGCATCGACTGGGATCGTTTGTTGGAGATGGTGCCGAAGCAGCTTGGAGAAGAAGTACGCCGTTTGGAGAAAAATTCATGGCATGAACCAACCCCAAATCCGTTGTCGAAGCAGCTTCCCACCTTTCAATTTACCGTGCCGCTCAAGACAGTAGAGCCTGAAATCACGGTGGAACGGCTGAAAAAAGAAGGCATCCGCCGCAAAATCGTCCAGTTCTCCACGAGCCTGATGACTAGCGGGGCCGGACGGGTGCATAACGTGGACGCGGCGGCTCGCAGCATCGACGGGATGGTACTGGCTCCGGACGAAATTTTCGACTATGGTGAAGTCATTGAATATGCGGAGAAGACGTACGGCTTCCGGGAGGCGCCGGTCATTTTTGGAGGGCGGCTGACCCCTGGGGTAGGAGGCGGCATTTGCCAGGTCTCGAGTACGCTCTACAATGCGGCGGTTCGTGCCGGGCTAACGATCGTGGAGCGGCGCAATCACTCCCTGCCGGTCAGATACTTGCCCAAAGGCCAGGACGCCACGTTCGCCAAAGGCTACATCAATTTCCGTTTCAAAAACACCTCCGGCCACCATCTCCTCATCCGCGCCGAGGTGAAAAACGGCCAACTGACCGTTAAGCTTTTTGGCGATATGCCGGAGAACGTGAGTTACTCGCTTGAATCCCGTACAACTGAGGTCATTTCCCCGCCAAACAAATATGTGATAAACCGATCCTTGCCTGCCGGAAGTCAACAAGTGCTCGTGCGTGGGAAGCAGGGATATGTCGTCGAGACGTACCGTATCAAGAAAGTGGACGGCCAGACGGTCGAGCGCACGTTGCTCTCCAAAGACACGTATCCGGCGCAACCAAACGTAATCGCGGTGCGTGAGGTCAAGGCTGGTTCGACCGGGAGCAGCAAAGGCGGGGGTTCGGGTAGTGGCGGCAGCAACCGCGGGAGCAATGGGAGTCGTAACAGCGGTAGTAACAGCGGTGGTGCAGGGGCTGGGGGCCAAGGTGGCACGGGTGGATCGGGCAATTCCAGCGGCAACACCTCTTCGGAACGCCTACCCAAACAGATCTTGGAGGACGGCGTAACTGGGCCGAATTTTCGATGA
- a CDS encoding endonuclease domain-containing protein — translation MGFQETYAQWISDHLGRRQGERERRLREGHGYAEKAFVEKVWWPAFGHFRQLHPEYEVTDFKDGYRYLDFAYLRSGIKLAIEIDGYGPHLRGISRDRFSDQCRRQNDLILDGWKVLRFTYDDVSENPRYCQQTLQQFMGRWLGEADSLLQANYHERELIRQFLRAGRPLTPGDICHMMGVESKTARKWLRQLSEKQWIQPASGSVRVRSYRLSLDAERLLL, via the coding sequence ATGGGATTTCAGGAGACCTATGCGCAGTGGATCAGCGATCATTTGGGACGCCGGCAAGGGGAGAGAGAACGAAGATTGAGGGAGGGGCATGGGTATGCGGAAAAGGCATTTGTCGAAAAAGTGTGGTGGCCCGCTTTCGGGCATTTTCGGCAGCTTCATCCTGAATATGAGGTGACCGATTTTAAAGACGGATACCGCTATCTTGACTTTGCTTACCTACGTTCCGGAATTAAGCTTGCCATTGAAATCGACGGATATGGCCCGCATCTGCGCGGGATCAGCCGGGATCGCTTCTCCGACCAATGTCGGCGGCAAAACGACTTGATTCTGGATGGTTGGAAGGTGCTGCGATTTACATACGATGACGTCAGCGAGAACCCGCGTTACTGTCAGCAAACATTGCAGCAGTTTATGGGAAGGTGGCTGGGGGAGGCGGATTCTTTGTTGCAGGCCAACTACCATGAGAGGGAGCTGATTCGTCAGTTCCTTCGCGCGGGGAGACCTTTAACACCGGGGGACATCTGTCACATGATGGGAGTGGAAAGCAAAACAGCTCGCAAATGGCTAAGACAACTGTCTGAGAAACAGTGGATCCAACCTGCCAGCGGCAGCGTACGCGTTCGTTCCTATCGACTTTCGCTCGACGCCGAGCGGCTTCTTTTGTAA
- a CDS encoding CynX/NimT family MFS transporter yields MNKTIASASTPALNQTRSASVWLLVTAVLLTAAALRSPITGVGALIGEIEAATGLSHAMSGMLTTLPLIAFAVFALAAPGLSAKLGIERTLFYSMVLMTGGILVRSLPSVAALFAGTALIGIAIAVCNVLLPGLIKRDFPQQVGLMTSLFTTCLTFWAAISSGISVPLSQGPLGWRGALTIWVVLTAIASLVWLPLLPKRTEAGQNLNKATVAGRSATPEGEVTNTTARPQSDLSQASGPRLRIWRSRVAWLVTMFMGFQSILFYVSISWLPDILQERGMSAEQAGWMLSMMQLISMAGSFLMPLYAARSDSQKWMTAATAALCVIGFGGIWAGSVALAPLFILLLGIGAGSTFGLAIVFFSLRSRTTEQANALSGMAQSIGYILAAFGPTLFGYLHDLSGNWDTPLAVITGVSIITALFGYAAGRKGYVDAR; encoded by the coding sequence ATGAATAAAACGATCGCATCTGCCTCTACCCCAGCCTTAAATCAGACGCGCAGCGCTTCTGTTTGGCTGCTGGTAACCGCCGTGCTCCTGACCGCCGCCGCCTTGCGGTCGCCCATCACCGGTGTAGGCGCCCTCATTGGCGAAATCGAGGCGGCCACGGGCTTGTCGCACGCGATGTCGGGCATGCTGACGACACTGCCGCTGATCGCCTTCGCGGTGTTTGCGCTGGCTGCACCCGGCTTGTCCGCAAAGCTTGGGATCGAGCGGACGCTGTTCTACAGCATGGTCCTGATGACCGGCGGCATCCTCGTCCGCTCTCTGCCGTCCGTTGCTGCGCTGTTTGCCGGCACCGCGTTGATCGGCATCGCGATCGCGGTCTGTAACGTGCTGCTGCCTGGGTTGATCAAACGCGACTTCCCGCAGCAAGTCGGTTTGATGACCAGCCTGTTCACCACGTGCTTGACTTTCTGGGCGGCGATTTCCTCCGGGATCAGTGTACCGCTGTCCCAAGGTCCACTGGGGTGGCGTGGCGCATTAACCATTTGGGTGGTGTTGACGGCGATCGCCAGCTTGGTCTGGCTGCCGCTGTTGCCAAAACGCACCGAAGCTGGCCAGAACCTGAACAAAGCAACCGTTGCGGGCCGCTCCGCCACCCCGGAGGGTGAAGTAACCAACACTACGGCACGCCCGCAGTCCGATCTGAGCCAAGCTTCCGGCCCGCGCCTTCGTATTTGGCGTTCACGGGTTGCCTGGCTGGTGACGATGTTTATGGGCTTCCAGTCGATCCTGTTTTACGTCAGCATTTCGTGGCTGCCGGACATTCTGCAGGAGCGCGGGATGAGCGCCGAACAAGCCGGCTGGATGTTATCAATGATGCAGTTGATCAGTATGGCCGGCTCGTTCCTGATGCCGCTGTACGCCGCGCGGTCGGACAGCCAGAAGTGGATGACTGCCGCCACTGCCGCGTTATGCGTAATTGGCTTCGGCGGCATCTGGGCCGGATCGGTCGCGCTGGCCCCACTCTTCATCCTCTTACTTGGGATTGGTGCCGGCTCCACCTTTGGCCTAGCCATCGTTTTCTTCTCGCTGCGCTCACGCACGACGGAGCAAGCCAACGCCCTGTCGGGCATGGCGCAATCCATCGGTTACATATTGGCCGCGTTTGGGCCAACGCTGTTTGGCTATCTCCACGATCTCAGCGGCAACTGGGACACCCCGCTTGCCGTGATCACGGGCGTGTCGATTATAACCGCCCTCTTTGGCTACGCCGCCGGGCGCAAGGGATATGTCGACGCACGATAA
- a CDS encoding MFS transporter, whose translation MKSNESQALPASGSLFRNRFYQTILISNLFLQIGIWVRNFAILMFVTDQTNNDPLAISLISVVEFAPIFVFSFIGGAFADRWKPKRTMIWCDFLSAVSVFAVLLTLLYGSWETVYFATFISAILSQFSQPSVMKLFKQHVHPDKVQQGMALFQSLVAIFMVIGPSLGIYSYHQFGIYISIGVMGVAFLISALVLFRLPADVELEEKQEKTSNIRKELADGFRYVWRSPVLKVLGATFAIAGFSVGIIQTLGLFVVTERLGQPKEFLQFLLAVNGVAMLIGGGVIMGLAKKIPPQMLLAFGMAVSAVCIVGMGLSTSVPLTLALQFLNGLTFPCIQIGINTMILQWTEQSYVGRVNGVLSPMFMGMMVIMMSVSGVLKKFFPLVSIYAVSGIIMLLGAMILVPIFKHKPAAQPQPQLEGQPTS comes from the coding sequence GTGAAAAGTAACGAGTCACAGGCTTTGCCTGCTTCCGGGAGCTTGTTCCGGAATCGGTTCTACCAGACAATCCTGATCTCTAACCTGTTCTTGCAGATTGGAATCTGGGTCCGCAATTTTGCGATTCTGATGTTCGTCACAGACCAGACCAATAACGATCCGCTTGCGATCTCGCTCATTTCCGTCGTGGAGTTTGCCCCGATCTTCGTGTTCTCCTTCATCGGTGGGGCGTTTGCGGATCGATGGAAGCCGAAGCGGACGATGATCTGGTGCGACTTCCTGTCCGCCGTCTCGGTCTTCGCCGTGCTGCTGACGTTGCTGTACGGTTCGTGGGAAACGGTCTATTTTGCGACCTTTATCTCGGCGATTCTGTCGCAGTTCTCGCAACCGTCGGTCATGAAGCTGTTCAAGCAGCATGTCCATCCGGATAAAGTGCAACAAGGGATGGCGTTGTTCCAGTCGTTGGTCGCTATTTTCATGGTGATTGGGCCTTCGCTGGGGATTTACTCCTATCACCAATTTGGGATTTACATCTCGATTGGCGTGATGGGCGTGGCTTTCCTGATCTCTGCTTTGGTGCTATTCCGGCTTCCGGCGGACGTAGAGCTAGAGGAAAAACAAGAGAAAACCTCGAATATCCGCAAGGAACTGGCGGATGGCTTCCGCTATGTATGGCGGAGTCCTGTGCTGAAGGTGCTGGGCGCCACGTTTGCCATCGCCGGCTTCTCGGTCGGGATTATCCAAACTCTGGGATTGTTTGTCGTCACTGAACGTTTGGGTCAGCCTAAGGAATTCCTGCAATTTTTGCTGGCGGTGAACGGGGTTGCGATGCTGATTGGCGGCGGTGTGATTATGGGCTTAGCTAAAAAGATCCCGCCCCAAATGCTCCTAGCCTTCGGGATGGCGGTCAGCGCCGTCTGTATCGTGGGGATGGGGCTGTCGACCAGCGTTCCGTTGACGTTGGCGTTGCAGTTCCTGAACGGCTTGACGTTCCCTTGCATCCAGATCGGGATCAACACGATGATCCTGCAATGGACGGAGCAATCCTATGTCGGTCGCGTCAATGGTGTACTCAGCCCGATGTTCATGGGCATGATGGTCATCATGATGTCGGTGTCCGGCGTGTTGAAAAAGTTCTTTCCGCTCGTCAGCATTTACGCCGTATCCGGCATCATCATGCTGCTAGGCGCGATGATCCTGGTGCCGATCTTCAAGCACAAGCCGGCGGCGCAGCCGCAGCCGCAGCTGGAAGGACAGCCAACGAGCTGA
- a CDS encoding MDR family MFS transporter encodes MNEQKSGRLGFVVAGLLLGILMSAMDNTIVSTAMATIVSELGGLDKYVWVTSAYMVAEMAAMPIFGKLSDMYGRKRFFVFGIAMFLLGSVLCGTADTIVQLSIYRAIQGIGGGALMPIAFAIVFDVFPVEKRGAMGGLFGAVFGISSLAGPLLGAFITDHLNWRWNFYINIPIGILALFLILAFYRESAVHSKQRIDWWGALTLIGAVVALMFALELGGQLYAWDSGQILGLFAAFAVLFTIFLLVERKAEEPIVSFAMFRKRLFASSNLAGLFYGAAFIAASVYIPLFVQGVTGGTATHSGLILLPMTLSSVVASQVGGFLVQRTSFRNVMILSAVIFIVGIALLATITPDTTKTLLSIYMAIAGFGVGFSFSVLGMSAIQDFGPSQRGAASSTMSFIRSLGMTVGITIFGIVQRNLFANRLSESLSAMGGGADGLPSMDDPRTLLATEARKAIPAPVLEQIVADLSKSITTMFWWTLVPAVLALITVCFMGNAKMRAYGAEAAGRNEAKPAASE; translated from the coding sequence ATGAACGAGCAAAAAAGCGGCCGTCTCGGCTTCGTTGTTGCCGGTTTGCTGCTCGGCATCTTAATGTCCGCCATGGACAATACGATCGTGTCCACGGCGATGGCCACCATCGTGTCTGAGCTGGGCGGCCTGGATAAATACGTATGGGTGACCTCCGCGTACATGGTCGCGGAAATGGCAGCGATGCCGATTTTCGGCAAGCTGTCCGATATGTATGGACGTAAACGGTTTTTTGTTTTTGGCATCGCCATGTTCCTGCTAGGGTCTGTGCTCTGCGGTACGGCTGACACCATCGTGCAGCTTAGCATCTACCGCGCGATCCAGGGGATCGGGGGCGGAGCGCTGATGCCAATCGCTTTTGCCATCGTGTTTGATGTGTTCCCGGTGGAGAAACGCGGCGCCATGGGCGGTTTGTTTGGCGCAGTATTTGGGATCTCCAGCCTGGCAGGTCCGCTGCTTGGGGCATTTATTACCGACCATCTGAACTGGCGCTGGAATTTTTACATCAATATCCCGATTGGCATTCTCGCCTTGTTCTTGATTCTGGCTTTTTACCGAGAATCGGCCGTTCACTCCAAGCAACGCATCGATTGGTGGGGTGCATTGACCTTGATTGGTGCGGTGGTTGCCCTGATGTTTGCGTTGGAACTGGGCGGGCAGCTGTACGCCTGGGACTCTGGGCAGATTCTTGGACTGTTCGCGGCATTTGCCGTCTTGTTCACGATTTTCCTGCTGGTGGAACGTAAAGCAGAGGAGCCGATCGTTTCCTTCGCAATGTTCCGGAAGCGGCTGTTTGCCAGCAGCAATCTCGCCGGGTTGTTCTACGGTGCGGCCTTTATCGCAGCTTCGGTGTACATTCCCTTGTTCGTACAAGGGGTCACGGGCGGTACAGCCACCCATTCCGGCTTGATCCTGCTGCCGATGACGCTGAGCTCCGTAGTTGCTTCTCAAGTCGGGGGCTTTCTCGTGCAGCGCACCAGTTTCCGTAACGTGATGATCTTATCGGCTGTTATTTTTATTGTGGGGATTGCATTGCTGGCGACAATTACGCCGGACACGACCAAGACGTTGCTGTCGATTTATATGGCCATCGCAGGTTTTGGCGTCGGGTTCTCCTTCTCTGTACTGGGGATGTCGGCCATTCAGGACTTTGGACCTTCGCAGCGGGGAGCCGCCAGCTCGACGATGTCGTTCATTCGCTCGCTGGGGATGACGGTGGGGATTACCATATTTGGGATCGTGCAGCGCAATCTGTTTGCGAACCGGTTAAGCGAATCGTTATCCGCTATGGGCGGCGGAGCCGACGGGCTGCCATCCATGGACGATCCGCGGACCCTGCTGGCTACCGAAGCGCGTAAAGCCATTCCGGCACCGGTTCTGGAGCAGATCGTCGCGGATCTATCGAAGTCGATCACGACGATGTTTTGGTGGACGCTGGTGCCGGCTGTGCTGGCTTTGATCACGGTATGTTTTATGGGCAACGCCAAAATGAGAGCGTATGGGGCCGAAGCGGCCGGTCGTAACGAAGCGAAGCCGGCGGCCTCGGAGTAA
- a CDS encoding YhbD family protein, which translates to MNEDLISKKELLDLTGISYGQLYRWKRKNLIPEQWFIRKSSFTGQETYFPREKILQRIDRILGMKDDLSLDALADVFSGSPKDIRLSAGELLERNIVTSTSLNLYMETTEKKEAQPNFGFDQMLIVYVLDKLLQSGDISLEEGRLLVQALEDHLPGLAGQECGVHLIRKMGVAAFILVPGDGDIYVDRSVRTIVRLSLARCTEELKLLVSGSEG; encoded by the coding sequence ATGAATGAGGATTTGATTTCCAAGAAGGAATTGCTGGATCTGACGGGCATTTCGTATGGACAGTTGTACCGCTGGAAGCGCAAGAACCTGATCCCGGAGCAGTGGTTTATCCGCAAATCGTCTTTTACCGGGCAGGAAACGTATTTTCCAAGGGAAAAAATCCTGCAGCGCATTGACCGCATTCTGGGCATGAAGGATGATTTATCGCTGGATGCTCTGGCGGACGTCTTCTCGGGGAGTCCGAAGGATATCCGTTTAAGCGCAGGCGAACTTTTGGAACGAAACATTGTTACATCAACATCATTGAACTTATATATGGAGACCACAGAGAAGAAAGAGGCGCAGCCGAACTTTGGCTTCGATCAGATGTTGATCGTCTACGTGCTCGACAAGCTGCTGCAAAGCGGGGATATTTCCCTGGAGGAAGGGCGTTTATTAGTTCAGGCGCTCGAGGATCATTTACCGGGCTTGGCCGGGCAGGAATGCGGCGTGCATCTCATCCGTAAAATGGGGGTAGCCGCTTTTATCCTGGTGCCGGGGGATGGAGACATCTATGTAGACCGCAGTGTCCGGACGATCGTTCGGTTATCGCTGGCGCGCTGCACAGAGGAATTAAAACTTTTAGTGAGCGGGAGTGAAGGATAA